The following coding sequences are from one Salvia hispanica cultivar TCC Black 2014 chromosome 3, UniMelb_Shisp_WGS_1.0, whole genome shotgun sequence window:
- the LOC125209634 gene encoding uncharacterized protein LOC125209634: MRPIERVHPRRRSAPLRFVGWHTALRRTCSDEYLHVRDTTGRECLVNFCAGVIDAFGATYLRKPNAQDCQDLLRMHDTVHGFPGMLGSIDCMHWEWKNCPAAWRGQFTSGYKGTHPTMILEAIVDHSLWIWHAHFGVAGSNNDINVLNLSSLFTEQCNGNGPVISFTVNGRQHHMGYYLVDGIYPRWPVFWKTISCPTGARREFFATKQEAARKDVERGFGVLQARWGIVKDPTRFWYRHHIANVMYACIILHNMIIHDEGRAASQWSDDEAAPSAGHAAPPVVRGLPYGLNERLQAHESMRNQHAHLDLMNDMIEKVWTRSGR; this comes from the coding sequence ATGCGGCCCATAGAAAGGGTCCATCCCCGCCGACGAAGTGCACCGTTGCGCTTTGTCGGTTGGCATACGGCACTACGGCGGACGTGTTCGGACGAGTATCTTCACGTCCGGGATACAACCGGCCGGGAGTGTCTGGTAAATTTTTGTGCGGGCGTTATTGACGCCTTCGGCGCCACATATTTGCGCAAGCCGAATGCCCAAGACTGCCAGGACCTGCTGCGGATGCACGATACGGTGCACGGCTTTCCTGGAATGTTAGGGAGTATTGATTGTATGCActgggagtggaagaattgtcctGCAGCGTGGAGAGGCCAATTCACCAGTGGGTATAAGGGTACccacccgacgatgatccttgaagcaATCGTTGACCACAGtctttggatttggcatgctcACTTTGGCGTGGCGGGGTCCAACAACGACATCAATGTGCTGAACTTGTCCAGTCTCTTCACCGAGCAATGCAATGGCAACGGTCCGGTTATCAGCTTCACTGTCAACGGACGACAAcatcatatggggtactacttAGTCGACGGCATTTACCCGAGATGGCCAGTTTTCTGGAAGACGATCTCTTGTCCAACGGGTGCGAGGAGAGAGTTTTTTGCGACAAAGCAGGAGGCTGCACGGAAGGACGTGGAACGAGGATTCGGTGTGCTTCAAGCGCGTTGGGGAATAGTGAAAGACCCGACTCGTTTCTGGTACAGGCATCATATCGCCAATGTCATGTACGCGTGCAtcatcttgcacaacatgattattcaCGACGAAGGTCGTGCAGCTAGCCAGTGGTCCGACGATGAAGCCGCTCCGAGCGCAGGTCATGCAGCCCCGCCGGTCGTTCGAGGTTTACCCTATGGACTCAACGAGAGATTACAAGCTCATGAGAGCATGCGCAACCAACATGCCCATCTTGATCTCATGAACGACatgattgaaaaagtttggACACGTAGTGGTCGTTGA
- the LOC125212555 gene encoding uncharacterized protein LOC125212555, which translates to MAAALASSCLHLSAARQLLKSPAFAYPKKQNLKVGIRVRAASKGKDDGSVEDPSIPQWAQPGSEEPPPWAREETQKESSSGVEVPFYAYLIASSITAIAAIGSIFEYVNEKPVFGVLSSDSVLYAPVLGFFVFTGIPTSAFLWYKSVEAANKEAEEQDRRDGFL; encoded by the exons ATGGCCGCCGCATTAGCCTCTTCTTGTCTCCACTTATCAGCAGCTCGGCAGCTATTGAAGTCACCAGCTTTCGCCTATCCAAAGAAACAGAATTTGAAGGTTGGGATTCGAGTGAGGGCCGCCTCAAAAGGGAAAGACGATGGCAGTGTGGAAGACCCTTCAATTCCTCAGTGGGCCCAGCCCGGTTCGGAAGAGCCTCCACCGTGGGCCCGAGAAGAAACCCAGAAAGAGAGCTCATCGGGCGTGGAGGTTCCCTTCTACGCTTACTTGATCGCATCCAGCATCACCGCCATTGCTGCG ATTGGGTCAATTTTTGAGTACGTGAATGAGAAGCCGGTGTTTGGGGTATTGAGTTCGGACAGTGTATTGTATGCGCCTGTGCTGGGGTTCTTTGTATTCACTGGCATCCCCACTTCG GCATTTCTTTGGTACAAATCGGTTGAAGCAGCTAATAAAGAGGCGGAGGAACAAGATCGGAGGGATGGATTTCTCTGA
- the LOC125213198 gene encoding LOW QUALITY PROTEIN: auxin response factor 8-like (The sequence of the model RefSeq protein was modified relative to this genomic sequence to represent the inferred CDS: deleted 1 base in 1 codon): MSEVMDKTMKLSTSGLGQQHGHEGEEEKKCLNSELWHACAGPLVSLPTVGSRVVYFPQGHSEQVAATTNKEVDAHFPNYPSLPPQLICQLHNVTMHADIETDEVYAQMTLQPLTPQEQKDGYLPVELGMPSRQPTNYFCKTLTASDTSTHGGFSVPRRAAEKVFPPLDFSQTPPAQELIARDLHDAEWKFRHIFRGQPKRHLLTTGWSVFVSAKRLVAGDSVLFIWNDKNQLLLGIRRATRPQTVMPSSVLSSDSMHIGLLAAAAHAAATNSCFTVFYNPRASPSEFVIPFSKYVQAVCHTRVSVGMRFRMLFETEESSVRRYMGTITGIGDLDPVRWPNSHWRSVKVGWDESTAGDRQPRVSLWEIEPLTTFPMYPSLFPLRLKRPWYPGQSSSQDAGNEAINGMAWLRGEAGPQGFNSLNFQSVGMIPLMQQRFDPIGSRNDLTQQYQAMLAGGGLQNFGSGELLKNQLMQFQQPVHYLSSTGGHSPVTQLQHRPQSLGSPQMLTDNLQRPLEQQIDNQAEKREQEHTYQEAYFAQHNQLQQRPMFDIPSSSISKPDFATSNNKFSSTGHSTMQNLLSSIGPEGSGNLLNFSRIGEPVLNEQSPQQSWMSRFTQSPANGCSSPKTCAPFSGKDASVELESGSLDVQTQALFGANIDSSAILLPTTVSVAGTVHADMQSGPSGYQNPLYGCVQDSSDVLQNTGELDQPTDTRAFVKVYKTGSVGRSLDITQFNSYHELRRELGQMFGVEGLLEDPPRSGWQLVFVDRENDILLLGDDPWEAFVNNVWYIKILSPEDVMKLGKQEAESLSMSTGTEDRMNNAENTKTVSGLPSLGSLEMPALCQSAPTQVPQISLFLDTTIMFFMNLFVQSCSWE; this comes from the exons ATGAGTGAAGTCATGGATAAAACTATGAAGCTTTCAACATCAGGGCTGGGTCAGCAACATGGTCATGAAG GGGAAGAGGAGAAGAAGTGCTTGAACTCGGAGCTATGGCATGCATGTGCTGGTCCGTTAGTGTCCCTGCCAACGGTAGGCAGCCGTGTGGTTTACTTCCCTCAGGGTCACAGCGAGCAG GTTGCTGCAACAACTAATAAAGAAGTTGATGCCCATTTCCCCAATTACCCGAGCTTGCCCCCCCAGTTGATTTGCCAACTCCATAATGTTACAATGCAT GCAGACATTGAAACAGACGAAGTATATGCCCAGATGACATTGCAGCCCTTGACTCCg CAAGAACAGAAAGATGGATACCTTCCTGTGGAGCTGGGAATGCCCAGCAGACAACCAACTAATTACTTTTGCAAGACTCTGACTGCAAGTGATACTAGTACACATGGAGGCTTCTCTGTTCCTCGTCGAGCTGCAGAAAAAGTTTTTCCACCTCTG GATTTCTCACAAACACCACCTGCACAAGAACTTATTGCCAGGGATCTACATGATGCGGAATGGAAGTTTAGGCATATTTTTCGGG GTCAACCGAAGCGTCATTTGCTGACTACTGGCTGGAGTGTCTTTGTCAGCGCTAAACGTCTTGTTGCTGGAGACTCTGTTCTTTTTATATG GAATGATAAAAATCAGCTTCTTCTGGGTATCCGTCGTGCCACTAGACCCCAGACTGTGATGCCATCTTCTGTTCTATCAAGTGACAGTATGCACATCGGACTGCTTGCTGCTGCTGCCCATGCTGCTGCTACTAATAGCTGCTTCACTGTTTTCTATAACCCGAG GGCTAGTCCGTCAGAGTTTGTAATTCCTTTCTCAAAGTATGTCCAAGCAGTATGTCACACACGTGTCTCTGTTGGAATGCGTTTCCGGATGCTGTTTGAAACTGAGGAATCCAGTGTCCGCAG ATACATGGGCACGATTACTGGCATTGGTGACTTGGATCCTGTTCGTTGGCCGAACTCTCACTGGCGGTCAGTAAAG GTCGGTTGGGATGAATCAACGGCAGGTGACAGGCAGCCAAGGGTATCATTATGGGAAATTGAACCTTTGACAACATTTCCCATGTACCCCTCATTATTTCCTCTGAGACTGAAACGGCCATGGTACCCCGGGCAATCATCTTCCCAAG ATGCTGGTAATGAAGCTATCAATGGCATGGCATGGTTAAGAGGTGAAGCTGGTCCGCAAGGATTCAACTCTTTGAATTTTCAGTCTGTTGGGATGATTCCGTTGATGCAGCAAAGGTTTGATCCAATTGGCTCAAGGAACGATCTGACTCAGCAGTATCAGGCAATGCTGGCTGGGGGAGGGCTGCAAAACTTTGGGAGCGGGGAGTTGCTGAAAAACCAATTAATGCAATTCCAGCAGCCTGTTCATTACCTTTCAAGTACAGGTGGCCATAGTCCCGTCACGCAGCTGCAGCACAGGCCCCAGTCATTGGGTTCTCCTCAGATGCTGACTGATAATCTGCAGAGACCACTTGAACAGCAAATTGACAATCAAGCTGAAAAACGCGAGCAAGAACATACTTATCAGGAAGCATACTTCGCCCAACACAATCAGCTCCAACAAAGGCCAATGTTCGATATTCCATCGTCTTCAATCTCAAAACCAGATTTTGCAACttcaaacaataaattttcatCAACGGGTCATTCTACCATGCAAAATCTACTCAGCTCGATTGGTCCCGAAGGCAGTGGTAATCTTCTAAATTTCTCAAGAATTGGTGAGCCGGTACTCAATGAGCAGTCACCGCAGCAATCCTGGATGTCAAGATTTACTCAGTCACCAGCAAATGGTTGTTCCAGTCCGAAAACTTGTGCACCGTTTTCTGGAAAAGATGCTTCTGTTGAGCTGGAAAGTGGTAGCTTGGATGTGCAAACTCAAGCCCTTTTTGGTGCTAATATCGACTCTTCTGCAATCCTATTGCCAACCACTGTGTCAGTCGCTGGTACTGTTCATGCTGATATGCAGTCAGGACCGTCGGGGTATCAGAATCCTCTATATGGATGCGTTCAGGATTCTTCTGATGTGTTGCAAAATACAGGAGAACTCGACCAACCTACAGACACCCGTGCTTTTGTAAAG GTCTACAAAACGGGATCTGTGGGTAGGTCACTGGACATCACCCAGTTCAACAGCTATCATGAGCTGAGAAGGGAACTGGGTCAGATGTTTGGGGTTGAAGGGTTGCTTGAAGACCCTCCAAGATCAGGCTGGCAGCTTGTATTCGTTGACAGGGAGAATGACATACTTCTCCTTGGAGACGATCCGTGGGA GGCTTTTGTTAATAACGTGTGGTATATCAAGATCCTCTCTCCCGAAGATGTGATGAAGCTGGGAAAGCAAGAGGCAGAGTCGTTGAGCATGAGCACAGGTACAGAGGACAGGATGAACAATGCGGAGAACACC AAAACTGTCTCTGGACTCCCGTCTCTAGGATCGCTTGAGATGCCTGCTCTGTGCCAATCAGCTCCAACACAAGTACCTCAAATCTCCTTGTTTTTGGACACCACTATAATGtttttcatgaatttgttTGTTCAGTCGTGCAGCTGGGAGTAG
- the LOC125209635 gene encoding uncharacterized protein LOC125209635: MGYYLADGIYPQWPVFLKTIRCPLGDRRRYFARAQESARKDVERAFGVLQSRFALVKGPTRFFYQGDIADIMYACIIMHNMIIEDEHEGVLDVTNDPSVASSSHGVSTESARQGVPHNEHERFQAFMDIHQKEAHQALQHDIIEELANLDRKFVYT, translated from the exons ATGGGGTACTACCTGGCTGACGGCATCTATCCGCAATGGCCCGTGTTtctgaagacgatcagatgccCACTCGGAGATAGAAGAAGGTATTTTGCCCGAGCGCAAGAGTctgcgcgcaaggatgtggagagggcatttggggtgctccaatcgcgatTTGCACTGGTAAAGGGTCCGACGCGCTTTTTCTACCAGGGGGATATTGCCGatatcatgtatgcgtgcatcatcatgcataacatgatcatcGAAGATGAACACGAAGGCGTCCTCGACGTCACCAACGACCCAAGTGTTGCATCATCGAGTCACGGTGTCTCAACCGAGTCCGCCCGCCAGGGTGTACCGCACAACGAACATGAACGGTTCCAGGCGTTCATGGACATACACCAGAAGGAGGCCCATCAAGCACTACAACacgatatcatcgaagaatt AGCGAATTTGGATCGCAAATTTGTGTATACGTGA
- the LOC125214790 gene encoding kinesin-like protein KIN-14E produces MATDMAHSLRSSRSSFGSSNGLGTPSHNSFATSNGDDYDSDGSNFAPLTPNTLSSAMPPELAGALPLIDKFQVEGFLRAMQKQLNSAGKRGFFSKRTSGTQVREKFTFEDMLCFQKEPIPTSLLKINSDLIGRAVKLFQVILKYIGVDTSDRVSPMSLDERIELVNKLYKQALKRSELRDELFMQVLKQTRNNPDRHSLIRAWELMCLCASCMPPCKEIGGYLSEYVHTVAHSISNDSEVHVLAMNTLNALKRSVKAGPRHTIPGREEINAVLTGKKLTTIVFFLDETFEEITYEMATTVADVVEELAGIIKLSAYSSFSLFECHKAVVSKSPDPGNEEYIGLDDNKYIGDLLADFKASKDRSKGEILQCKLIFKKRLFRESDEAIIDPMFVQLSYVQLQHDYVLGNYPVGRDDAAQLSALQILVEIGYVVSPETCTDWTSLLERFLPRQLAITRAKRDWELDVLSRYRSMENLTKDDARQQFLRILRTLPYGNSVFFAVRKIDDPIGLLPGKIILGINKRGVHFFRPVPKEYLHSAELRDIMQFGSSNTAVFFKMRVAGVLHIFQFETKQGEEICVALQTHINDVMLRRYSKARAVAYGSVNNGSVNGSVNGSPSHNVRPPLDPNEKRVLELSKSLEESENKVNQLQKDLHEMQKQELEMKEDLEGLKGRLRSEKNYLEEIICERDKLRNLCDEKDSAIQAALLEKQKIEVKLAKLNSQGAENNMRKELLETNNKVLHKIQDDLKARTTELHDAEETNRKLASERASLEEKLSRLHKKNADEIAIFESNFEQERKSLKLRVSELERELEVATQNLVAAKSSLALKDTEISAVQTNLRELEELREMKEDIDRKNEQTAAILKMQGAQLAEMEALYKEEQIMRKRYFNTIEDMKGKIRVYCRLRPLSNKEISEREKDVLRNIDEFTVEHTWKDDRLKQHLYDRVFDGYATQDDVFEDTKYLIQSAVDGYNVCIFAYGQTGSGKTFTIYGSEENPGLTPRAISELFRIMKRDSKKFSFTLKAYMVELYQDTLIDLLLPKNAKRSKLEIKKDPKGMVVVENATVLLISSYDELRNIIERGSEQRHTTGTMMNEQSSRSHLILSIIIESTNLQTQTISRGKLSFVDLAGSERVKKSGSSGDQLKEAQSINKSLSALGDVIGALSSSNQHIPYRNHKLTMLMSDSLGGNAKTLMFVNVSPAQSNLDETYNSLTYASRVRSIVNDPSKNVSSKEVARLKKLVAYWKEQAGQRCDDEELEEIQEEQTPGNKSDNRHSM; encoded by the exons ATGGCAACTGATATGGCACACAGTTTGAGATCAAGCAGGTCTTCATTTGGCTCTAGCAATGGGTTGGGGACCCCTTCACACAACTCTTTTGCCACCTCAAACGGTGATGATTATGACTCCGATGGTTCCAATTTTGCTCCACT TACACCGAATACACTATCTTCAGCTATGCCACCTGAACTTGCTGGTGCTTTACCACTGATTGACAAGTTCCAG gTGGAGGGATTCTTGAGGGCTATGCAGAAGCAGCTTAATTCAGCTGGAAAACGTGGTTTCTTCTCAAAAAGGACATCTGGAACACAAGTTCGAGAAAAGTTCACCTTTGAGGATATGCTATGTTTCCAGAAG GAACCTATACCAACTTCGCTGCTTAAAATAAACAGTGATCTTATTGGCAGAGCAGTTAAGCTGTTCCAAGTCATCCTGAAGTATATTGGGGTTGATACCTCTGATCGAGTTTCTCCAATGAGCTTAGATGAACGCATTGAGCTTGTTAACAAACTATACAAGCAAGCTTTGAAGCGTTCTGAACTTCGTGATGAATTATTTATGCAAGTGTTGAAGCAGACAAGAAATAATCCTGATAG GCACTCATTAATTAGGGCATGGGAGCTGATGTGTTTATGTGCATCCTGCATGCCCCCTTGCAAGGAAATCGGTGGGTATTTGTCCGAGTATGTACATACTGTGGCACACAGTATCAGTAATGATTCTGAAGTACACGTCCTTGCCATGAACACATTGAATGCATTAAAGCGTTCTGTTAAGGCTGGACCACGGCATACAATACCTGGACGTGAGGAGATTAATGCTGTGCTGACTGGGAAAAAACTCACAACTATAGTTTTTTTCCTGGATGAGACATTTGAAGAGATTACATATGAGATGGCCACAACTGTTGCTGATGTTGTTGAG GAGCTTGCTGGAATAATCAAATTATCGGCATATTCTAGCTTCAGTTTGTTTGAATGTCACAAGGCTGTTGTTTCAAAATCACCAGACCCTGGAAATG AGGAGTATATAGGTTTGGATGATAATAAGTATATTGGAGATCTACTTGCTGACTTTAAGGCTTCAAAGGATCGAAGTAAGGGGGAAATTTTACAATGCAAACTCATATTCAAAAAGAGGCTATTCCGGGAGTCAGATGAAGCTATTATAGACCCAATGTTTGTGCAATTATCATATGTCCAA CTACAACATGATTATGTATTAGGCAATTATCCTGTTGGAAGGGATGATGCTGCACAGCTATCTGCTTTGCAAATTCTTGTTGAAATTGGATATGTTGTTTCTCCCGAAACATGCAC AGATTGGACATCACTTTTGGAAAGATTTCTCCCAAGACAACTTGCCATCACTCGAGCCAAGAGAGACTGGGAGCTGGATGTTCTTTCCCGTTATCGTTCCATG GAAAATTTGACGAAAGACGATGCTAGACAACAATTTTTGCGGATCCTGAGAACGCTTCCTTATGGGAACTCAGTGTTCTTTGCTGTCCGTAAGATTGACGATCCCATTGGGCTCCTGCCAGGGAAAATTATACTAGGCATTAATAAGCGTGGG GTTCATTTCTTCCGCCCAGTGCCAAAGGAGTATCTACACTCAGCTGAGTTAAGGGATATAATGCAATTTGGAAGCAGTAATACTGCTGTATTTTTTAAGATGAGGGTTGCTGGTGTCCTGCATATATTTCAGTTTGAAACTAAGCAG GGGGAGGAAATCTGTGTTGCCCTTCAAACACATATAAATGATGTAATGCTTCGTCGGTACTCCAAAGCACGTGCAGTTGCTTATGGTTCAGTAAATAATGGTTCAGTTAATGGTTCGGTTAATGGAAGTCCTTCTCATAATGTTCGACCTCCTCTGGACCCGAATGAGAAGCGTGTTCTGGAATTGTCAAAATCTCTTGAAGAATCAGAGAATAAAGTCAATCAA TTGCAAAAGGATCTGCATGAAATGCAAAAGCAAGAATTGGAGATGAAAGAAGATTTGGAGGGTCTGAAAGGCAGACTAAGGTCtgagaaaaattatttagaaGAAATCATCTGTGAACGTGACAAACTGAGAAACTTGTGTGATGAAAAAGATTCAGCAATTCAG GCTGCTTTATTGGAGAAACAGAAGATTGAGGTGAAGTTGGCAAAGCTGAATAGCCAAGGGGCGGAAAACAATATGAGGAAAGAGTTGCTTGAAACAAATAATAAG GTCTTGCATAAGATTCAAGATGATTTGAAAGCACGCACAACTGAGTTGCATGATGCAGAAGAAACCAATAGAAAACTTGCGAGTGAAAGAGCATCTCTTGAAGAGAAACTTTCAAGGCTTCATAAGAAGAATGCTGATGAG ATTGCTATTTTTGAGAGTAACTTTGAACAAGAACGAAAGAGCTTGAAGCTTCGCGTTTCGGAGCTTGAAAGGGAACTGGAAGTGGCCACGCAAAATTTGGTTGCAGCAAAGTCATCTCTTGCCCTTAAGGACACAGAGATCTCTGCAGTGCAAACTAATCTCAGAGAATTGGAAGAACTTAGAGAAATGAAAGAG GATATTGACAGAAAAAATGAGCAAACTGCTGCAATTTTGAAGATGCAAGGAGCTCAATTGGCTGAGATGGAGGCACTTTATAAGGAGGAACAAATTATGAGAAAAAGATATTTCAACACGATTGAAG ATATGAAAGGAAAGATTCGAGTCTATTGTCGACTAAGGCCTCTCAGTAATAAGGAAATAtctgagagagaaaaagatgtTCTGAGAAATATTGATGAATTCACTGTAGAACATACGTGGAAAGATGACAGATTGAAACAACATTTGTATGATAGAGTTTTTGATGGATATGCCACTCAAGATGATGTTTTTGAGGACACCAAG TACCTAATACAATCTGCTGTGGATGGATACAACGTTTGCATATTTGCATATGGGCAAACTGGTTCTGGGAAGACATTTACAATATATGGATCCGAAGAAAATCCTGGGCTAACTCCACGTGCTATATCAGAACTTTTTAGAATTATGAAGCGGGATAGTAAAAAATTCTCATTTACTCTAAAG GCATACATGGTGGAGTTATATCAAGATACCCTAATCGATCTCCTGCTCCCAAAGAATGCAAAACGTTCgaaattggaaattaaaaaagatcCAAAG GGAATGGTTGTTGTCGAAAACGCGACGGTCTTATTAATTTCATCATATGATGAATTGAGAAATATTATTGAAAGAGGATCTGAACAGCGTCACACAACTGGGACAATGATGAACGAGCAAAGTTCGAGATCTCATTTAATCTTGTCCATTATAATTGAAAGCACCAACCTTCAAACTCAGACAATTTCCAGAGGAAAG CTAAGCTTTGTTGATCTTGCTGGATCTGAACGAGTGAAGAAATCAGGTTCTTCTGGTGACCAGTTGAAAGAAGCCCAAAGTATAAACAAATCGCTTTCAGCCCTTGGAGATGTTATTGGTGCTTTATCTTCCAGCAATCAACACATCCCTTACAGAAACCATAAACTGACCATGTTGATGAGCGATTCACTTGGTGGTAATGCCAAAACATTGATGTTTGTCAATGTGTCCCCCGCACAGTCCAATCTGGACGAGACCTACAACTCTTTAAC GTATGCATCTAGAGTCCGTTCAATTGTGAACGACCCTAGTAAAAATGTGTCGTCTAAGGAAGTAGCTCGACTGAAGAAGTTGGTAGCTTATTGGAAAGAGCAGGCGGGCCAAAGATGCGACGACGAGGAGCTAGAAGAGATCCAAGAGGAACAGACCCCCGGAAACAAGTCAGATAATCGCCATTCTATGTGA
- the LOC125215334 gene encoding probable L-type lectin-domain containing receptor kinase S.5, with translation MVSSAAAAAAAVVVILLATVVAQGKKVKTFKTSYDKFDPVRDYDTLIQQGDASIHLDALQVTKDSANTAVVNISNLSGRILLNKRFRLWEDRARQPSFSTSFLVNIFPKDPGTEGGGLAFVIVPDHPAGLPARSTGGYLGFTNASTDSNSTANQLVAVELDTSKQGFDPDSNHIGLNLHSVRSVVAKPLTPHHITLASFTPRFYNVWVEYDGRRIQVYIAEQHGQNASTPLKPRDAIIERDLNLTEHVSQYSYFGFAASTGDMTQLNCIRRWNLTVQHFEKDPNWLVIGLGTGIGAAVVLALGAVGLVYYCRKRRAISNPNLVGALRSLPGTPQEFEFKDLKKATNSFDERNKLGQGGYGEVFRGNLAKENLDIAVKRFSRESLQGQDDFLAELTIINRLRHRHLVKLLGWCHKYGKLLLVYEYMPNGSLDKHLFVGPDVQPLGWHVRYKIVSGVASALQYLHNEYEQRVVHRDLKASNIMLDSNFNARLGDFGLARALDNEKTSYAEAEGVLGTMGYIAPECFHMGKATQQSDVYAFGAVVLELVCGRRPGAKIGGFQLLVDWVWYLHRDGRLLEAVDPRLGEDFVGPEAERLLLLGLACSHPIAAERPKTQAIVQIISGTVAAPVVPPFKPAFVWPAAAGPMGLDTGSATETTSHLGSEWSGQYLSRESYTGYTDSSLV, from the exons ATGGTCTcctccgccgctgccgccgccgccgccgttgTAGTGATATTGCTGGCCACCGTAGTTGCACAAGGCAAAAAGGTGAAAACGTTCAAAACAAGCTACGATAAATTCGACCCGGTTAGAGACTATGACACCTTGATTCAACAAGGCGATGCATCAATCCACCTTGATGCTCTTCAGGTCACCAAGGATTCCGCTAATACCGCTGTCGTCAACATCTCCAATCTCTCCGGTCGCATCCTCCTCAACAAGCGCTTTCGCCTCTGGGAAGATCGAGCTCGCCAGCCCTCCTTCAGCACCTCCTTCCTTGTCAACATTTTTCCCAAAGATCCTGGAACTGAAGGTGGAGGTCTGGCCTTCGTCATCGTCCCCGACCACCCTGCCGGCCTGCCGGCACGAAGCACCGGCGGCTATCTCGGATTCACCAACGCCTCCACTGACAGTAACTCCACCGCTAATCAATTAGTCGCCGTCGAGCTCGACACCTCCAAGCAAGGCTTCGATCCAGACAGCAACCACATCGGTTTGAATCTCCACAGCGTCAGATCTGTGGTGGCGAAGCCTCTGACGCCGCACCACATCACGCTAGCCTCATTCACCCCCCGATTCTACAACGTCTGGGTTGAATACGACGGCCGTCGCATCCAGGTCTACATTGCGGAGCAGCATGGGCAGAACGCCTCCACCCCGCTGAAGCCACGGGACGCGATAATCGAGCGCGATCTGAATCTGACGGAGCACGTGAGCCAGTACTCGTATTTCGGGTTCGCGGCGTCGACGGGGGACATGACGCAGCTCAACTGTATTCGGAGGTGGAATCTGACTGTGCAGCACTTTGAGAAGGATCCGAACTGGCTGGTGATCGGGCTGGGGACGGGGATTGGGGCGGCGGTGGTGTTGGCGCTGGGCGCAGTGGGGTTGGTCTACTACTGCCGGAAGCGGCGGGCGATTTCAAATCCGAATCTGGTGGGGGCGCTGCGGAGCCTTCCCGGGACGCCGCAGGAGTTTGAGTTCAAGGACTTGAAGAAGGCCACCAACAGCTTCGACGAGAGGAACAAGCTCGGCCAGGGCGGCTACGGCGAGGTTTTCCGGGGGAATCTGGCCAAGGAGAATCTCGACATCGCCGTCAAGAGATTCTCCAGGGAAAGCCTTCAAGGCCAGGACGATTTCCTGGCCGAGCTCACCATCATCAACCGTCTCCGCCACCGCCATCTTGTCAAGTTACTCG GGTGGTGCCACAAGTATGGGAAGCTATTGCTGGTGTATGAGTACATGCCCAACGGCAGCCTAGACAAGCACCTGTTCGTGGGGCCGGACGTGCAGCCGCTGGGGTGGCACGTTCGCTACAAGATCGTATCAGGCGTGGCCTCTGCCTTGCAGTACCTTCACAACGAGTACGAACAGAGGGTGGTGCACCGCGACCTCAAGGCCAGCAACATCATGCTCGACTCCAACTTCAATGCCCGTCTCGGTGATTTTGGCCTGGCCAGGGCGCTAGACAACGAGAAGACGTCCTACGCCGAGGCAGAGGGGGTGCTGGGCACCATGGGGTACATCGCGCCCGAGTGCTTCCACATGGGCAAGGCCACGCAGCAGTCGGACGTCTACGCGTTTGGCGCTGTGGTGCTGGAGCTCGTGTGCGGGAGGCGGCCCGGGGCCAAGATCGGCGGGTTCCAGCTGCTGGTCGATTGGGTGTGGTATCTGCATCGCGACGGGCGGCTGCTGGAGGCCGTGGACCCGAGGCTGGGGGAAGACTTTGTGGGGCCCGAGGCGGAGAGGCTGCTGCTGCTGGGGCTGGCGTGCTCGCACCCTATCGCAGCCGAGAGGCCTAAGACGCAGGCGATAGTGCAGATCATATCGGGGACGGTGGCTGCCCCCGTGGTCCCACCGTTTAAGCCAGCATTCGTGTGGCCTGCAGCGGCGGGGCCCATGGGTTTGGACACGGGCTCCGCCACCGAGACCACTTCACATTTGGGGTCCGAGTGGAGTGGGCAGTACCTTAGCAGGGAGAGCTACACTGGCTACACTGACTCCTCCTTGGTCTAG